A genomic region of uncultured Roseibium sp. contains the following coding sequences:
- a CDS encoding glutamine synthetase family protein codes for MSDQTPTNTRPNAAESLRGVPDGDAAREWLHARNIEDIECIVPDLAGVARGKMMPVEKFFSGPVMTMPASIFAQTISGDYPDDDDRFQHNPTDGDLYFRADYSTLTSVPWESDPTAQLIHDAYTRQGAPVETAPRNVLKRILKLYDDKGWKPVIAPEIEFYLVRPNTDPDYPLEPPTGRSGRPEVGRQSYSISALNEFDELIDDIYDLSEQQGLEIDTLIHEEGAAQMEINLRHGNPVALADQVFLFKRTIREAALRHDMYATFMSKPMSHQPGSAMHIHQSVIDRETGQNIFAGENGEETPAFLSFIAGHQVYLPKVTCIMAPFVNSYRRFSKTSTSPVNVYWGYDNRTVGLRVPYSSPEARRLENRIPGSDANPYLSIAASLACGYLGIVNELKPDAPRSDDCTELAKSLPRGLPEAVAQFENSEEMIEVFGEQFVATYRAIKYEEFETFMSVISAWEREYLLLNV; via the coding sequence GTGAGTGATCAGACGCCGACCAACACCCGTCCCAATGCAGCCGAGAGTTTGCGCGGTGTTCCCGACGGCGATGCCGCGCGCGAGTGGCTGCATGCACGCAACATCGAAGACATCGAGTGCATCGTTCCCGACCTTGCCGGTGTTGCACGCGGCAAGATGATGCCGGTGGAGAAGTTTTTCTCCGGACCCGTCATGACCATGCCCGCGTCCATCTTCGCGCAGACGATTTCCGGCGACTATCCCGACGATGACGATCGTTTCCAGCACAACCCGACCGACGGCGACCTCTATTTCCGGGCGGATTACAGCACGCTGACCTCGGTCCCGTGGGAGAGCGATCCGACTGCCCAACTCATCCACGACGCCTATACGCGCCAGGGCGCCCCGGTCGAGACCGCGCCCCGCAACGTTCTCAAACGCATCCTGAAACTCTATGATGACAAGGGCTGGAAACCGGTCATTGCACCTGAAATCGAGTTTTACCTGGTGCGGCCGAACACCGATCCGGACTACCCGCTGGAACCGCCGACAGGCCGTTCGGGCCGTCCCGAGGTCGGCCGCCAGTCCTACTCCATTTCCGCCCTGAACGAATTCGACGAACTTATCGACGACATTTACGACCTGTCGGAACAACAGGGGCTCGAAATCGATACCCTGATCCACGAGGAAGGTGCGGCGCAGATGGAAATCAACCTGCGTCACGGCAATCCGGTCGCCCTTGCCGACCAGGTTTTCCTGTTCAAGCGAACGATCCGCGAAGCTGCCCTCCGGCACGACATGTATGCAACCTTCATGTCCAAGCCGATGTCGCATCAGCCGGGCTCGGCGATGCATATCCACCAGTCGGTGATCGACAGGGAAACGGGGCAGAACATCTTCGCAGGCGAAAACGGCGAAGAAACCCCGGCGTTCCTGTCCTTCATCGCCGGGCATCAGGTCTACCTGCCCAAGGTGACCTGCATCATGGCGCCTTTCGTGAATTCCTACCGCCGGTTTTCCAAGACATCGACGTCGCCGGTGAATGTCTACTGGGGCTACGACAACAGGACCGTCGGCCTGCGGGTTCCCTATTCCAGCCCCGAGGCGCGGCGTCTTGAAAACCGCATCCCGGGGTCCGATGCCAATCCCTATCTTTCAATCGCTGCCAGCCTTGCCTGCGGCTATCTCGGCATCGTGAATGAACTCAAGCCGGATGCACCCCGGAGCGACGACTGCACGGAGCTTGCCAAATCCCTGCCACGCGGGCTGCCGGAGGCGGTTGCCCAGTTCGAGAATTCCGAAGAGATGATCGAGGTGTTCGGCGAGCAGTTCGTCGCCACCTACCGCGCCATCAAATACGAAGAATTCGAAACCTTCATGTCCGTGATCAGCGCATGGGAGCGGGAGTATCTCCTGCTCAACGTCTGA
- a CDS encoding GntR family transcriptional regulator — MAARYSALTNSPTGNDIEAPSTRGATRGQVDAAIRSGLLTGQFIPGKAVTIRGLAAELGVSPMPVREVLQRLAAENALEVKSNGRVQVPDMTPERFDEVLKARLLLEPELAERALFSLTKQDVKTLTRIDDEIDACIVSGDAEAYMQLNHAFHFHIYAASGSQVLLPLIDSLWLQFAPFMRTVYGRVGTVNLVDQHKEAIRAIEQKDASALRAAISGDITDGMGLLGKEILQNTTSG; from the coding sequence TTGGCTGCCCGGTATTCCGCACTGACAAACAGCCCCACGGGCAATGACATCGAGGCACCCTCCACACGCGGAGCAACACGCGGACAGGTGGACGCTGCCATCCGTTCCGGCTTGCTGACCGGGCAGTTCATTCCGGGGAAAGCCGTCACGATCCGCGGGCTTGCCGCAGAACTCGGCGTCAGTCCGATGCCGGTGCGCGAAGTCCTCCAGAGGCTTGCGGCCGAAAACGCGCTGGAAGTGAAAAGCAATGGCCGGGTCCAGGTGCCGGACATGACGCCGGAGCGGTTTGACGAGGTCCTGAAAGCCAGGCTCCTGCTGGAGCCCGAACTCGCGGAACGCGCGCTATTCAGCCTTACAAAACAAGACGTCAAGACGCTCACCAGGATCGATGACGAGATCGACGCCTGTATCGTCAGTGGTGACGCGGAAGCCTACATGCAGCTCAACCACGCCTTCCACTTTCACATTTACGCAGCGTCTGGTTCTCAGGTCCTGCTTCCGCTCATCGACAGTCTCTGGCTCCAGTTTGCCCCGTTCATGCGCACGGTCTACGGACGTGTGGGCACGGTCAATCTCGTGGATCAGCACAAGGAAGCCATCCGCGCGATCGAGCAGAAGGACGCGTCGGCGCTGAGGGCTGCCATCTCCGGCGACATCACCGACGGAATGGGGCTGCTCGGCAAAGAAATCCTCCAGAACACGACAAGTGGTTGA
- a CDS encoding glutamine synthetase family protein: MNELPHQILEHPAEPGWKVDFDAFLAAHPDLDTLEVVLPDTNGVLRGKWLPGKALKKVFEQGVAFPYSLFGLDVWGREVEATGMHLETGDKDGVCWPIPESLKLVPWTERKTAQVLLSMYDRDGEPFLADPRHVLENMVDRLKSEFGVTATCAFELEFYLFEESDGDWTEQPKPLFSTHLGPARQNMYALSDLEALLPVVDDLRKACEAQGIPADAAVSEAAPGQFELNLHHRRNPLLAADDVVLLRRLVAGVARKHELKASFMAKPFVEWPGNGMHVHVSMEDENGNLFADPDTGPERLGHAINGLLKTMPEALLLFISTFNGFRRMQPGSYAPASICWGYDNRSVALRVPASSPEAARVEHRIAGADANPYLVLTGILAGMLEGLKQKKEPPAPVTGNAYEKRKKRLTPWMDEAIDAFEASKLMKRAVGGEMHKVLTEIKREELNEFGREISSLERQTYL; encoded by the coding sequence ATGAACGAACTTCCCCACCAGATACTGGAACATCCGGCGGAGCCCGGATGGAAGGTGGACTTTGATGCCTTTCTGGCGGCACATCCCGATCTTGACACGCTCGAAGTTGTCCTGCCCGACACCAATGGTGTCCTGCGGGGCAAGTGGCTGCCCGGCAAGGCGCTGAAAAAGGTCTTCGAGCAGGGCGTTGCCTTTCCCTACTCCCTGTTCGGTCTCGACGTCTGGGGACGGGAAGTGGAGGCGACCGGCATGCACCTGGAAACGGGAGACAAGGACGGTGTCTGCTGGCCGATCCCGGAAAGCCTCAAACTGGTGCCCTGGACCGAGCGCAAGACGGCGCAGGTGCTCTTGTCGATGTATGACCGTGACGGAGAGCCGTTTCTGGCAGACCCGCGCCATGTTCTGGAAAACATGGTCGACCGTCTGAAATCCGAATTCGGTGTGACGGCGACCTGCGCCTTCGAGCTTGAGTTTTATCTTTTCGAGGAAAGCGACGGCGACTGGACCGAGCAGCCCAAGCCGCTGTTCTCGACCCATCTCGGCCCGGCGCGCCAGAACATGTACGCGCTGTCCGATCTTGAAGCGCTTCTGCCGGTGGTCGATGATCTGCGCAAGGCCTGTGAAGCGCAGGGCATTCCGGCCGATGCGGCGGTTTCCGAAGCCGCGCCCGGACAGTTCGAACTCAACCTGCATCACCGCCGCAACCCGCTGCTGGCCGCCGACGACGTGGTGCTGTTGCGCCGCCTTGTCGCCGGCGTTGCCCGCAAGCATGAACTCAAGGCGTCCTTCATGGCCAAACCCTTCGTGGAATGGCCGGGCAACGGCATGCATGTGCATGTTTCGATGGAAGACGAAAACGGCAATCTGTTCGCTGACCCGGACACGGGTCCGGAGCGCCTCGGCCACGCCATCAACGGCCTCTTGAAGACGATGCCGGAAGCGCTGCTGCTGTTCATCTCGACCTTCAACGGGTTCCGCAGGATGCAGCCCGGGTCCTATGCGCCCGCTTCGATCTGCTGGGGCTACGACAACAGGTCCGTTGCGCTGCGGGTGCCCGCCTCCAGTCCGGAAGCCGCACGGGTGGAACACCGCATCGCCGGCGCGGATGCCAACCCCTATCTTGTGCTGACGGGAATTCTGGCGGGCATGCTGGAAGGGCTTAAGCAGAAAAAGGAACCGCCGGCACCGGTCACCGGCAATGCCTACGAAAAACGGAAAAAACGGCTGACGCCGTGGATGGACGAGGCCATCGATGCCTTTGAGGCTTCGAAACTCATGAAACGGGCCGTGGGAGGCGAAATGCACAAGGTGCTGACCGAGATCAAGCGGGAGGAGCTGAACGAATTCGGGCGGGAGATATCTTCGCTCGAACGGCAAACCTATCTTTGA
- a CDS encoding polyamine ABC transporter substrate-binding protein: protein MTVKTLLTGVAALSLLSGIANAQDRTVNVYNWSDYIDESILEDFTKETGIKVVYDVFDSNEVLETKLLAGGTGYDVVVPTGTFLARQIQAGAFTELDKSKLSNLSNMWKDIEKRVEKYDPGNAYSINYMWGTTGIGYNVEKVKEALGEDAPVDSWDLLFKPENIEKLKDCGVFMLDAPTEMIPAALNYLGLDPDSKDRGEIEQAGELLKSIRPGIQKYHSSEYINALANGDICVAVGWSGDVLQARDRAAEADNGVTVEYVIPKEGAQMWFDQMAIPADAPNMEEAHEFLNYIMRPDVMAKASNYVYYANGNEASKELLNEDVIGDTAIYPDEETVSNLYTTTPYPPKVQRIVTRTWTSVKSGQ from the coding sequence ATGACTGTGAAGACTTTGTTGACGGGGGTCGCCGCCCTCAGTCTTTTGAGCGGCATCGCCAATGCTCAGGACCGGACCGTGAATGTCTATAACTGGTCCGACTATATTGATGAATCGATCCTGGAAGACTTTACCAAGGAAACCGGCATCAAGGTCGTCTATGACGTCTTTGACAGCAACGAGGTTCTGGAAACCAAGCTTCTGGCAGGCGGCACGGGCTATGACGTCGTCGTTCCGACGGGAACGTTCCTGGCCCGCCAGATCCAGGCCGGTGCTTTCACCGAGCTCGACAAGTCCAAGCTGTCCAACCTGTCGAACATGTGGAAGGACATCGAAAAGCGCGTCGAGAAATACGACCCGGGCAATGCCTACTCCATCAACTACATGTGGGGCACGACTGGCATCGGCTATAATGTCGAGAAGGTGAAGGAAGCCCTCGGCGAGGACGCGCCGGTGGACAGCTGGGACTTGCTGTTCAAGCCTGAGAACATCGAAAAGCTCAAGGATTGCGGCGTGTTCATGCTGGACGCTCCGACGGAAATGATCCCGGCCGCGCTGAACTATCTCGGACTTGATCCGGACAGCAAGGACCGCGGCGAGATCGAGCAGGCGGGTGAGCTTCTGAAATCCATTCGCCCGGGCATCCAGAAGTACCACTCTTCCGAGTACATCAACGCGCTTGCCAACGGTGACATCTGTGTGGCGGTCGGCTGGTCCGGCGATGTTCTGCAGGCACGCGACCGCGCGGCGGAAGCCGACAACGGCGTGACCGTGGAATACGTGATCCCGAAAGAGGGTGCCCAGATGTGGTTCGACCAGATGGCGATCCCCGCCGATGCGCCGAACATGGAAGAGGCGCACGAGTTCCTCAACTACATCATGCGGCCCGACGTCATGGCAAAGGCCTCCAACTATGTCTACTACGCCAACGGCAACGAGGCCTCCAAGGAGCTCCTCAATGAAGACGTGATCGGCGACACGGCGATCTACCCGGACGAGGAAACGGTGAGCAACCTTTACACCACCACCCCTTATCCGCCGAAGGTACAACGGATCGTGACCCGCACCTGGACATCGGTGAAAAGCGGTCAGTAA
- a CDS encoding ABC transporter ATP-binding protein, with translation MGPVRREFSPWESADHAPFIEFRNVTKKFGDFTAVNNLSLKIYEKEFFALLGGSGCGKTTLMRMLAGFETPTSGQIFLDGQDLAGIPPYRRPSNMMFQSYALFPHMNVEKNIAFGLKQDNMPAQEIEARVAEMLRLTKLEQFAKRKPHQLSGGQRQRVALARSIAKRPKVLLLDEPLGALDRKLREETQFELMALQEDLKMTFLIVTHDQEEAMTVADRIAVMDKGELVQVATPAEIYEAPNSKYVADFIGDINLIEARVAEKTGSLTKLVSVVDGFAIECDQETDARVGDTVWYAIRPEKVRIAHGETQAGVVNHIGGIVWDIAYLGDVSIIHAKVGEDDHDTIRATFANISRMVENPINWDDNVVLTFDRDAGVILTR, from the coding sequence ATGGGACCGGTTCGCAGGGAGTTCAGTCCGTGGGAGAGCGCGGATCATGCGCCCTTCATCGAATTTCGGAACGTCACCAAGAAGTTCGGTGACTTCACGGCCGTAAACAACCTGTCCCTGAAGATTTACGAAAAGGAATTCTTCGCTCTTCTCGGAGGATCCGGCTGCGGCAAGACCACGCTGATGCGCATGCTCGCCGGGTTCGAGACACCGACATCGGGACAGATCTTTCTCGACGGCCAGGACCTGGCTGGAATCCCGCCCTATCGGCGTCCCTCCAACATGATGTTCCAGTCCTACGCGCTGTTTCCGCACATGAACGTGGAAAAGAACATTGCCTTCGGACTGAAGCAGGACAACATGCCCGCGCAGGAGATCGAGGCTCGGGTCGCCGAGATGCTGCGTCTGACCAAGCTGGAACAATTCGCCAAACGCAAGCCGCACCAGCTCTCCGGCGGGCAGCGGCAGCGTGTTGCGCTCGCAAGGTCGATCGCAAAACGCCCCAAGGTTCTGCTGCTCGACGAGCCGCTCGGCGCGCTCGACAGGAAGCTGCGCGAGGAAACCCAGTTCGAACTGATGGCGCTGCAGGAGGACCTGAAGATGACCTTCCTGATCGTCACCCACGATCAGGAGGAAGCCATGACGGTCGCGGACCGGATCGCGGTGATGGACAAGGGCGAACTGGTCCAGGTGGCGACGCCGGCGGAGATCTACGAAGCGCCCAACTCGAAATACGTCGCGGACTTTATCGGCGATATCAATCTGATCGAGGCCAGGGTCGCGGAAAAGACCGGATCGCTCACGAAGCTGGTCTCCGTCGTCGACGGCTTCGCCATCGAGTGCGATCAGGAGACCGATGCGCGTGTCGGCGACACGGTCTGGTATGCGATCCGTCCGGAAAAGGTCCGCATCGCCCATGGAGAGACGCAGGCCGGTGTGGTCAACCATATCGGCGGCATCGTCTGGGACATTGCCTATCTGGGAGACGTGTCGATCATCCATGCCAAGGTGGGCGAGGACGATCACGACACCATCCGGGCGACCTTCGCCAACATCTCACGCATGGTCGAAAATCCGATCAACTGGGACGACAATGTCGTCCTGACCTTCGACCGGGATGCCGGCGTTATCCTGACGCGATAG